The proteins below come from a single Melospiza melodia melodia isolate bMelMel2 chromosome 12, bMelMel2.pri, whole genome shotgun sequence genomic window:
- the LOC134423957 gene encoding zinc finger protein ZFPM1 produces the protein MVDNFAFSINKVKSEVQIPGLGVDDGERFNNTHSRIKGLPGTQARSPQRCRAEGLRESTEPRRVGLRGRLPPASQQRGRAVPCAVCRAEPSRAPHAGRAAQRHRSLRRAPAAAPGGGRRRSRPPPAAAAGSPRHRQRGGRRRQAAGPSLRPPPSPPGPAAAPGRGQEAAGSRLPRLPAGRPGAPRLSAALSVPLRRDVMAEPAQTGGVGQGGRREDEAAVAAPPAAAAAPSSEDYECKICYNYFDLERRAPKLLECLHTFCQECLSQLHLRAAQHPPAAGAEPGPGRSPGGSLACPLCRHRTALPDHRVHGLPVNTKLAAACPPQLRARDPVPQDRLPPLPPRRPPRAREAAAALAPPPPAPAGPRSSGGGYESCQSCKRAALSAGCVCVVVSFLSMVVLLFTGLIFVNQYGGDAAPGAAASPSPVGPICLSVASILALFSVVVTWLICWLKYRPEAGTGGATANGSARGRAARRSDT, from the exons ATGGTGGATAATTTTGCCTTCAGCATCAACAAAGTTAAGAGTGAAGTACAAattccagggctgggggtggatgATGGTG AACGCTTTAACAACACGCACTCCAGGATTAAAGGGCTGCCCGGCACCCAGGCGCGTTCCCCGCAGCGCTGCAGGGCGGAGGGACTGCGGGAGAGCACCGAGCCCCGCCGGGTCGGGCTGCGGGGGCGGCTCCCGCCGGCGAGCCAGCAGCGAGGCCGTGCTGTGCCGTGTGCCgtgtgccgtgccgagccgagccgagccccgcACGCCGGGCGGGCAGCACAGAGGCACCGCAGCCTCCGCCGCGCACCGGCGGCCGCTCCCGGGGGCGGGCGGCGCCGATCCCGCCCCCCGCCCGCGGCAGCCGCCGGCAGCCCCCGGCACCGCCAGCGCGGCGGGCGACGCAGGCAGGCGGCCGGGCCCTCCCTCCGTCCCCCGCCCtccccgccgggccccgccgcaGCCCCCGGGCGCGGCCAGGAGGCGGCGGGGTCGCGGCTGCCGCGGCTCCCCGCGGGCCGGCCCGGCGCTCCCCGCCTTTCCGCGGCTCTCTCCGTCCCCCTCCGGCGAGATGTTATGGCCGAGCCGGCGCAGACGGGCGGCGTAGGGCAGGGCGGGCGGCGGGAGGatgaggcggcggtggcggcgccgccggcggccgccgccgcccccagCTCGGAGGACTACGAGTGCAAGATCTGCTACAACTACTTCGACCTGGAGCGGCGGGCGCCCAAGCTGCTGGAGTGCCTGCACACCTTCTGCCAGGAGTGCCTGAGCCAGCTGCACCTGCGCGCCGCGCAGCATCCGCCCGCCGCCGGCGCCGAGCCGGGCCCGGGGCGCTCGCCCGGCGGCTCCCTGGCCTGCCCGCTCTGCCGCCACCGCACGGCGCTGCCCGACCACCGCGTCCACGGCCTCCCGGTCAACACCAAGCTGGCCGCCGCCTGCCCGCCGCAGCTGCGGGCCCGCGACCCGGTGCCGCAGGACCgcctgccgccgctgccgccccgccgcccgccccgcgcccgggaggcggcggccgcgctcgccccgccgccccccgcccccgccggGCCGCGCTCCTCGGGCGGCGGCTAcgagagctgccagagctgcaagCGGGCGGCGCTGAGCGCCGGCTGCGTGTGCGTCGTCGTCTCCTTCCTCTCCATGGTGGTGCTGCTCTTCACCGGCCTCATCTTCGTCAACCAGTACGGCGGGGACGCCGCGCCCGGCGCCGCGGCATCGCCCTCGCCGGTGGGGCCCATCTGCCTGTCGGTCGCCAGCATCCTCGCCCTCTTCTCCGTGGTCGTCACATGGCTCATCTGCTGGCTCAAGTACCGGCCCGAGGCGGGCACCGGCGGGGCCACGGCCAACGGCtcggcgcggggccgggccgccCGCAGGAGCGACACGTAA